Proteins found in one Sulfurimonas sp. genomic segment:
- a CDS encoding mechanosensitive ion channel family protein, with protein MIRVFISLVFLSVLLGANDALAPFVNEQLSIIKQINNYEVVKDINSVLSVAGLSVVKVLLILFVSLFLFLIRKYLYDLVEKLFVKLSYTRKSAHEILKSLKSSFEYLLIFINIHIAIYIYNDFMPNEIISMVFAIIYSLMFTIVLYKVINKIAYMKVKKIDKDNSKIKASVINVGIKIINFIILILGILLVLYYAGVNLTAVLSGLGIGGFAVALAAKDSLANFFGTLSILLGDTFRQGDWIVADGVEGTVVEIGLRVTTVRTFDNALISVPNANLANTDIKNWNKREVGRRIKMSLGVKYDSKSQDIKKAVNDIREMLQNHPGIATDNTEISKNAKQEAKMVSYEDANGIKKTLMVYLDEFSDSSINILVYCFSKTVVWAEFLELKEDVMYKIMEIFEKNNLEFAFPSMSIYKEN; from the coding sequence ATGATCAGAGTTTTTATAAGTTTAGTATTTTTATCTGTATTATTAGGTGCAAATGATGCTTTGGCACCTTTTGTAAATGAACAACTCTCGATCATAAAACAGATCAATAACTATGAAGTTGTTAAAGATATAAACAGTGTTTTATCTGTAGCAGGTTTGAGTGTAGTCAAAGTACTGCTTATACTTTTTGTATCTCTATTCTTGTTTCTAATTAGAAAATATTTATATGATTTGGTAGAAAAACTTTTTGTAAAACTTAGCTATACAAGAAAAAGTGCACATGAGATACTAAAATCTTTAAAATCATCATTTGAATATCTACTTATATTTATTAATATACATATAGCTATATATATCTACAACGATTTTATGCCTAATGAGATTATAAGTATGGTATTTGCAATCATTTACAGTCTAATGTTTACGATTGTTTTATATAAAGTGATCAATAAAATAGCTTATATGAAAGTCAAAAAGATAGACAAAGATAATTCTAAAATAAAAGCTTCCGTTATCAATGTAGGGATTAAAATAATAAATTTTATTATTTTAATACTTGGAATTCTTTTAGTACTATACTATGCAGGCGTTAATTTAACTGCGGTTCTCTCTGGTCTTGGTATAGGTGGTTTTGCGGTTGCGTTAGCTGCAAAAGACTCACTAGCAAACTTTTTTGGGACACTTTCAATCTTACTTGGTGACACGTTTAGACAGGGTGATTGGATAGTTGCAGATGGTGTAGAGGGTACTGTAGTGGAGATAGGTCTTCGTGTTACAACTGTAAGAACGTTTGATAATGCTTTAATCTCTGTGCCAAATGCAAATTTAGCAAATACAGATATTAAAAACTGGAATAAACGTGAGGTTGGACGCCGTATAAAGATGAGTCTGGGTGTTAAGTACGACTCAAAGAGCCAAGATATAAAAAAAGCAGTAAACGATATAAGAGAGATGCTTCAAAACCATCCAGGAATTGCAACTGACAATACAGAGATAAGTAAGAATGCCAAACAAGAAGCAAAAATGGTATCTTATGAAGATGCAAATGGAATTAAAAAGACACTTATGGTTTATCTGGATGAATTTAGTGATTCAAGTATAAACATTTTAGTTTATTGTTTTTCTAAAACAGTAGTTTGGGCAGAGTTTCTTGAGTTAAAAGAAGATGTGATGTATAAGATTATGGAGATTTTTGAAAAAAACAATCTAGAGTTTGCTTTTCCGTCTATGTCGATTTATAAAGAAAATTAA
- the gdhA gene encoding NADP-specific glutamate dehydrogenase has protein sequence MMNVNDLIKKFEKPTDSNQLFYQAMEEVVLSIAPLLDSDDRYKKNAILERLVVPDRVIKFKVEWFDDNQNIQVNTGYRIQFNNALGPYKGGLRFHPTVNEGVLKFLAFEQIFKNSLTGLPIGGGKGGSDFDPKGKSDFEVMKFCSAFMTELHKYIGPRVDVPAGDIGVGAREIGYLFGEYKKITSKYDGILTGKPFMFGGSLMRPEATGYGLIYFTETMLELENKEPLTGKICTVSGSGNVALHAIEKLYHLGAIPVTCSDSKGTIYHKEGVDLDLLKDMKFNRRVSLEEYLEVHPEATYIPAEDYPADGHAVWDIPCYGAFPCATQNELTGMDAQNLIANGVEVVAEGANMPCTTKATNDFLNHKICFGPAKAANAGGVAVSEFEMAQNASMGKWSFEKVDQKLKTTMQQIAKRVVLTAKDYGVEGNYVDGANIAGFKRVADAMIAEGI, from the coding sequence ATAATGAATGTAAATGATTTAATTAAAAAATTTGAAAAACCAACTGATAGTAATCAACTATTTTACCAAGCGATGGAGGAAGTTGTTCTTTCAATTGCTCCGCTATTGGATTCAGATGACAGGTACAAGAAGAATGCTATATTAGAGCGTTTGGTTGTGCCTGACAGGGTTATAAAATTTAAAGTTGAATGGTTTGATGATAATCAAAATATTCAAGTCAATACAGGTTATCGTATACAGTTTAATAATGCGCTTGGACCATATAAAGGCGGTCTTCGTTTCCACCCTACTGTAAATGAAGGTGTATTGAAATTTTTAGCATTTGAACAGATATTTAAAAACTCACTTACTGGTCTTCCAATAGGTGGAGGAAAAGGGGGAAGTGACTTTGATCCAAAAGGTAAAAGTGATTTTGAGGTTATGAAGTTTTGTTCGGCTTTTATGACTGAACTTCACAAGTATATAGGTCCTCGTGTGGACGTTCCTGCCGGTGATATAGGTGTAGGTGCCAGAGAGATAGGTTATCTGTTTGGTGAATATAAAAAGATTACTTCAAAATATGACGGTATATTAACAGGTAAGCCATTTATGTTTGGCGGATCACTAATGCGTCCTGAAGCTACTGGTTACGGACTTATATATTTTACGGAAACTATGCTTGAACTTGAGAACAAAGAACCACTTACGGGTAAAATATGTACGGTTAGCGGTAGCGGTAATGTTGCACTTCATGCTATTGAAAAACTATATCACTTAGGTGCAATCCCTGTTACATGTTCAGATTCAAAAGGTACTATATACCATAAAGAGGGTGTTGATTTGGATCTTCTAAAAGATATGAAGTTTAATAGACGCGTGTCTTTAGAAGAGTACCTAGAGGTACATCCGGAAGCTACATATATTCCTGCTGAAGATTATCCTGCTGATGGGCATGCCGTATGGGATATACCATGTTATGGAGCATTCCCTTGTGCTACTCAAAACGAGCTTACGGGTATGGATGCACAAAATCTTATAGCTAATGGTGTTGAAGTAGTAGCTGAGGGTGCAAATATGCCGTGTACTACTAAAGCTACAAATGACTTTTTAAATCATAAAATATGTTTTGGTCCTGCAAAAGCTGCAAATGCAGGTGGTGTTGCCGTAAGTGAATTCGAGATGGCTCAAAATGCATCAATGGGTAAATGGAGCTTTGAAAAAGTTGACCAAAAGCTTAAAACTACAATGCAGCAGATTGCAAAACGTGTTGTTTTAACTGCTAAAGATTACGGTGTTGAAGGTAACTATGTAGACGGTGCAAATATAGCAGGTTTTAAAAGAGTAGCAGATGCAATGATAGCTGAAGGTATCTAA
- the flhB gene encoding flagellar biosynthesis protein FlhB: MADDAEKTEEPTPKKIEDARKEGNVPKSQDASGVGTLFIAILAFLMLFPFLGKHMIGLFEYYFSLQGTPLDSRLMVDIAIVTIREFLIMVMPIAIAVAIAGILAALAQFGFLFTTKAIVPDLKKLDPIKGTKNLFSMKKLIDGVKTTFKSFTTLGVGFIFFFFFIKELPTVALMSLADQMEWLADKALIIALVMLLIIFVFAVIDIIIVRKQYFDGLKMSKQEVKDEMKNMEGDPLVKSKIRQIQMQASRKRMMAEVPNADVVVTNPTHFAVALKYDAEVSHAPIVVAKGKDNVALQIKKIAREAGVHVMQDPPLARALYKDVEIDKPIPEALFAAVAEVLAFVYKANKNKN, from the coding sequence ATGGCTGATGACGCTGAGAAAACAGAAGAACCCACCCCCAAGAAGATAGAAGACGCCAGAAAAGAGGGTAACGTACCAAAAAGCCAGGATGCTTCAGGTGTTGGTACTCTTTTTATTGCAATTCTTGCTTTTTTAATGCTTTTTCCTTTTTTAGGTAAGCATATGATAGGGCTTTTTGAATACTATTTTTCCTTGCAAGGTACACCTCTTGATTCAAGACTAATGGTAGATATTGCCATAGTAACTATAAGAGAGTTCTTGATAATGGTTATGCCAATAGCTATCGCTGTTGCAATAGCAGGTATTTTAGCAGCACTCGCTCAGTTTGGTTTTTTGTTTACTACAAAAGCAATCGTGCCTGATTTAAAAAAACTAGATCCTATAAAGGGTACTAAAAATCTATTTTCAATGAAAAAACTTATAGATGGTGTAAAGACAACTTTCAAGTCTTTTACAACTCTTGGTGTTGGTTTTATATTTTTCTTTTTCTTTATTAAAGAGCTTCCCACTGTTGCATTAATGAGTCTTGCAGATCAAATGGAATGGCTTGCGGATAAGGCTCTTATTATCGCACTTGTTATGCTTTTGATTATATTCGTATTTGCAGTAATAGACATAATTATAGTTAGAAAACAGTACTTTGACGGACTAAAAATGAGTAAACAGGAAGTTAAAGATGAGATGAAAAATATGGAAGGGGATCCTTTAGTAAAATCAAAGATCCGCCAAATTCAAATGCAGGCGAGTAGAAAAAGGATGATGGCTGAAGTTCCAAATGCGGATGTTGTCGTAACAAATCCGACTCACTTTGCCGTAGCTCTAAAGTATGATGCAGAGGTAAGTCATGCTCCAATTGTTGTAGCAAAAGGTAAAGATAATGTAGCACTTCAGATCAAGAAAATAGCACGTGAAGCGGGTGTCCATGTTATGCAGGACCCTCCACTTGCTCGTGCACTTTATAAAGATGTGGAGATCGACAAGCCTATTCCTGAAGCACTTTTTGCAGCCGTGGCTGAAGTATTAGCATTTGTATATAAGGCTAACAAAAACAAAAACTAG
- a CDS encoding bifunctional oligoribonuclease/PAP phosphatase NrnA, translated as MLSLEQINDADHIVISLPSDADDALIASANALYSFILTQHKKVSFYSECEDSKKNLSFLPWMDKLKNSYPSSADMDIKLESSKDVFSFFKSNEIKLNSKMATSLYASLIARTKGFLNNVNGITFALAYELVEAGADVDSCNRYILNYNSLASLRLKAILLKKMVLSDSGETALINLEDSDLKCSGSTLKDAKIVVKDALSLPTVNRVIVKYKNKEIFNEGDLV; from the coding sequence GTGCTAAGTTTAGAACAAATCAATGATGCAGATCATATAGTTATATCTTTGCCGAGTGATGCAGATGATGCTCTTATTGCATCTGCAAATGCACTATATTCTTTTATTTTAACACAGCATAAAAAAGTAAGCTTTTATTCTGAGTGTGAGGATAGCAAAAAAAACTTGAGTTTTTTACCTTGGATGGATAAGCTTAAAAATTCTTATCCTTCTTCAGCGGATATGGATATAAAACTTGAGAGCTCTAAAGATGTTTTCAGTTTTTTTAAAAGCAATGAGATTAAACTAAATTCAAAGATGGCTACATCACTATATGCTTCTTTGATTGCAAGGACTAAAGGCTTTTTAAATAATGTTAATGGCATAACTTTTGCTTTGGCTTATGAGCTTGTTGAAGCTGGTGCCGATGTTGATAGTTGTAACAGATATATTCTAAATTATAACTCATTGGCTAGCCTTAGACTAAAGGCTATACTCTTAAAGAAAATGGTGCTGAGTGATTCTGGTGAAACGGCACTGATTAATCTAGAAGATAGTGATCTTAAATGTAGCGGATCTACTTTAAAAGATGCAAAAATAGTTGTAAAAGATGCACTTTCTTTACCAACTGTAAATAGAGTAATAGTAAAATACAAAAATAAAGAGATTTTTAATGAAGGAGATTTGGTTTGA